In Phyllostomus discolor isolate MPI-MPIP mPhyDis1 chromosome 3, mPhyDis1.pri.v3, whole genome shotgun sequence, a single genomic region encodes these proteins:
- the GPR21 gene encoding probable G-protein coupled receptor 21 — MNSTLDGNQSSHAFCLLAFGYLETVHFCLLEVLIIVFLTVLIISGNIIVIFVFHCAPLLNHHTTSYFIQTMAYADLLVGVSCLVPSLSLLHYPLPIEESLTCQVFGFIVSVLKSVSMTSLACISVDRYIAITKPLTYNTLVTPWRLRLCIFLIWLYSTLVFLPSFFHWGKPGYHGDVFRWCAESWHTNPYFTLFIVMMLYAPAALIVCFTYFNIFRICQQHTKEISERQARFSSQSGEPGEVQACPDKRYAMVLFRITSVFYILWLPYIIYFLLESSTGRSNRFASFLTTWLAISNSFCNCVIYSLSNSVFQRGLKRLSGAMCTSCASQVVAKDPYTVRSKGPLNGCHV, encoded by the coding sequence ATGAACTCCACCTTGGATGGTAATCAGAGCAGCCACGCTTTTTGCCTCTTGGCGTTTGGCTATTTGGAAACTGTCCATTTTTGCCTTTTGGAAGTGTTGATTATTGTGTTTCTAACTGTATTGATAATTTCTGGCAACATCattgtgatttttgtatttcactGTGCACCTTTATTGAATCACCACACTACAAGTTATTTTATCCAGACTATGGCATATGCTGACCTCTTGGTTGGGGTCAGCTGCCTGGTTCCTTCTTTATCACTCCTCCACTACCCGCTTCCAATAGAGGAGTCCTTGACTTGCCAGGTGTTTGGTTTTATAGTATCAGTTCTGAAGAGTGTCTCCATGACCTCTCTGGCCTGTATCAGTGTTGATAGATATATTGCCATCACTAAACCTTTAACCTATAACACCCTGGTTACACCCTGGAGACTACGCCTGTGTATTTTCCTCATTTGGCTATATTCCACACTggtctttctgccttcctttttcCACTGGGGCAAACCTGGGTATCATGGAGATGTGTTTCGGTGGTGTGCAGAGTCCTGGCACACGAACCCCTACTTCACCCTGTTCATCGTGATGATGTTATATGCCCCGGCAGCCCTCATTGTGTGCTTCACCTATTTCAACATCTTTCGCATCTGCCAACAGCACACAAAGGAAATCAGCGAAAGACAAGCTCGGTTCAGCAGCCAAAGTGGGGAGCCTGGGGAGGTGCAGGCCTGTCCCGACAAGCGCTATGCCATGGTCCTCTTTCGGATTACTAGTGTGTTTTACATCCTCTGGTTGCCGTACATCATCTACTTCTTGTTGGAGAGCTCCACTGGCCGCAGCAACCGCTTCGCATCCTTCTTGACCACCTGGCTTGCTATTAGTAACAGTTTCTGCAACTGTGTCATTTATAGTCTCTCCAACAGTGTCTTTCAAAGGGGACTAAAGCGCCTCTCAGGGGCCATGTGTACTTCTTGTGCAAGTCAGGTCGTAGCTAAGGACCCTTACACAGTAAGGAGCAAAGGCCCTCTTAATGGATGCCATGTCTGA